In one window of Halopiger aswanensis DNA:
- a CDS encoding GAP family protein, which translates to MSLVDVLPLAIVMIAGPQILSSIFLATSEQWRTNSVAYVFGATLSISSVVVVAYRLGNSISGGGFLGARAKHLLYVAVLVLLLFAAVDTYRKRAVSEPPEWMGKLAGATPRFSFRLGFLLLGFFPTNIITSVSVGTYLAANDAPVTDATGFVLLTLFILALPSLGVLLLGARAEAALPELRDWMDDNSWIISEAVIVLFVVLTIQNLLG; encoded by the coding sequence ATGAGTCTCGTCGATGTTCTCCCGCTGGCCATCGTGATGATCGCAGGGCCACAGATTCTCTCCTCGATCTTCCTCGCGACGAGCGAACAGTGGCGGACGAACTCGGTGGCCTACGTCTTCGGTGCCACCCTCTCGATCAGTTCTGTCGTGGTGGTCGCGTACCGCCTCGGAAACAGTATCAGCGGTGGCGGTTTTTTGGGGGCGAGGGCGAAACACCTCCTCTATGTCGCCGTTCTCGTTCTCCTCCTCTTTGCAGCGGTGGACACCTATCGAAAGCGGGCCGTGTCGGAACCGCCAGAGTGGATGGGCAAGTTGGCAGGTGCGACGCCGCGGTTCTCGTTTCGACTAGGATTCCTCTTATTGGGGTTTTTTCCGACCAACATCATTACCTCGGTTAGTGTCGGAACCTATCTCGCTGCCAACGACGCCCCGGTTACTGATGCGACGGGGTTTGTCTTGCTCACGCTCTTCATCTTAGCGCTCCCGTCACTGGGTGTACTCTTACTCGGAGCCCGCGCCGAAGCCGCACTCCCCGAACTTCGCGACTGGATGGATGACAACTCGTGGATCATCTCTGAGGCGGTAATTGTGCTCTTCGTCGTCCTGACGATTCAGAACCTCCTCGGGTAA
- the aroE gene encoding shikimate dehydrogenase, with protein sequence MDVYGIIGNPVEHSLSPPLHEAAFRELGIDAKFVTFEADPDRIQEAFRGAEALGIDGLTVTLPFKHDAFEFAEPDAQIERVGAVNTIDFTEDGPVGYNTDMTGTLRAFEHHGVDLEGGRAVVVGAGGAARALAFGFEEAGADVQIANRTESKAHDLADEVPGATGHGLEELPDLMADADVVANATSVGLESDESVAPADAWHEDLVAFDAVYKPFETRFLQDAANAGAQTIDGAWMLLFQGVDAFEIWTGQEAPVDAMNEALRSHL encoded by the coding sequence ATGGACGTCTACGGTATCATCGGCAACCCCGTCGAGCACTCACTGTCGCCGCCGCTGCACGAAGCCGCCTTCCGCGAACTCGGCATCGACGCCAAGTTCGTCACCTTCGAGGCCGATCCCGATCGGATCCAGGAGGCGTTTCGCGGCGCCGAGGCGCTCGGTATCGACGGCCTGACAGTCACGCTGCCGTTCAAACACGACGCCTTCGAGTTCGCCGAGCCGGACGCGCAAATCGAACGGGTCGGAGCGGTCAACACGATCGACTTCACCGAGGACGGGCCCGTCGGGTACAACACCGACATGACCGGCACGCTTCGGGCCTTCGAGCACCACGGCGTCGACCTCGAGGGGGGTCGCGCGGTCGTCGTCGGTGCCGGCGGCGCCGCCCGGGCGCTCGCCTTCGGGTTCGAGGAAGCGGGCGCCGACGTGCAGATCGCCAATCGGACGGAGTCCAAGGCGCACGACCTCGCCGACGAGGTCCCGGGCGCGACCGGCCACGGACTCGAGGAACTGCCGGACTTGATGGCCGACGCCGACGTCGTCGCCAACGCGACCAGCGTCGGGCTGGAGTCGGACGAGTCGGTCGCCCCGGCCGACGCCTGGCACGAGGATCTCGTCGCCTTCGACGCGGTGTACAAGCCGTTCGAGACGCGGTTCCTGCAGGACGCCGCCAACGCCGGTGCTCAGACGATCGACGGCGCCTGGATGCTGCTGTTCCAAGGCGTCGACGCCTTCGAAATCTGGACCGGCCAGGAGGCGCCGGTCGACGCGATGAACGAGGCGCTGCGCAGTCACTTGTAA
- a CDS encoding universal stress protein, with protein sequence MVDSNTTNRDRSRYQRGKDRGQSVSSIVVAVSEIDSGQIDNVSDVVAEVAGPAHATVHLVCPFSTDEFEKTIQRLEYDADSPPEPDELAKRSQSVRQAAAGLRDPTRNYGMPITVHGRITDNTGEAIVDTANEVNADRVVICGGNRSPTGKAIFGSTAQYALLNAPCPVTFVRSD encoded by the coding sequence ATGGTAGATTCAAACACAACGAACCGAGATCGGTCCCGTTACCAACGGGGTAAGGACCGCGGCCAATCAGTATCATCAATTGTCGTAGCTGTTTCTGAAATAGATAGCGGTCAAATTGATAATGTGAGTGATGTAGTCGCGGAGGTCGCCGGTCCCGCTCACGCAACTGTCCATCTCGTTTGTCCCTTTTCCACCGACGAGTTCGAGAAGACGATCCAGCGGCTCGAGTACGACGCAGACTCGCCGCCGGAGCCGGACGAACTCGCGAAGCGGTCGCAGTCGGTTCGGCAAGCGGCGGCCGGATTGCGCGATCCGACTCGAAACTACGGGATGCCGATTACCGTTCACGGTCGGATCACCGACAATACCGGAGAAGCGATCGTCGATACCGCGAACGAGGTGAACGCCGATCGCGTCGTTATCTGCGGCGGGAACCGGTCCCCGACGGGGAAGGCTATATTCGGGAGTACTGCGCAGTACGCGCTCCTCAATGCGCCGTGTCCGGTCACGTTCGTCCGTAGCGACTGA
- a CDS encoding heavy metal translocating P-type ATPase, protein MATRTIHLDITGMSCANCSATIQDTLESLDGVSEANANYATDEGSVTYDPDEVSLAEIYDAIDDAGYGAVSETVTIAIADMSCANCAETNETALESTPGVVDADVNYATDEAQITYNPADASIADLYDAIEDAGYSPVREEGDDEDSDRDARDAARQDEIRKQLRLTLFGAVLSAPFLFFLADRFLLGGTALPEQVFGLEFGWVEFALATPVQVVLGWQFYRNSYKALVRNKRANMDVLIALGSSTAYIYSVAVLLGLIAGGVYFDTAAFILVFITLGNYLEARSKGQAGEALRKLLEMEAETATVVREDGTEEAVPLEDVAVGDRMKVRPGEKIPTDGVVVDGQSAVDESMVTGESVPVEKEEGDEVVGSTINENGVLVVEATKVGSDTALQQIVQTVKDAQSRQPDIQNLADRISAYFVPAVIANALFWGAVWFLFPEALAGVVDWLPVWGQVAGGPAPAGGGVSVFEFAVIVFASAVLIACPCALGLATPAATMVGTTIGAQNGVLFKGGDVLERAKDVDTVVFDKTGTLTEGEMELTDVVVIGEDGTPLPDGGEASPDGGQLTARPDLSEDDVLRLAASAESGSEHPLAQALVEGAEERGLDVVDPDAFENVPGHGVRATVDGGEVLVGNRKLLRDEGIDPSPAAETMERLENEGKTAMLVAYEGDLIGVVADADTVKETADDAVAALRERGVDVMMITGDNERTARAVAQRVGIDPENVRAGVLPEDKSDAVERIQDEGRQAMMVGDGVNDAPALAVAHVGTAIGSGTDVAIEAADVTLMRDDPLDVVKAIRISDATLQKIKQNLVWALGYNTAMIPLASLGLLQPVLAAAAMAFSSVSVLTNSMLFRRYDPDGDYELLGRFR, encoded by the coding sequence ATGGCCACCCGAACTATCCACCTCGATATCACGGGGATGTCCTGCGCCAACTGTTCGGCGACGATTCAGGACACCCTCGAGTCCCTCGACGGCGTCTCGGAGGCGAACGCCAACTACGCCACCGACGAGGGCTCGGTCACGTACGACCCCGATGAGGTATCGCTCGCGGAGATCTACGACGCGATCGACGACGCCGGCTACGGCGCCGTCTCGGAGACGGTGACGATCGCCATCGCCGACATGTCGTGTGCGAACTGCGCGGAGACCAACGAAACCGCACTCGAGTCGACGCCGGGCGTCGTCGACGCGGACGTCAACTACGCGACTGACGAGGCGCAGATCACCTACAACCCCGCGGACGCCTCGATCGCGGACCTGTACGACGCCATCGAGGACGCCGGCTACTCGCCGGTTCGCGAGGAAGGCGACGACGAGGACTCGGATCGGGACGCGCGCGACGCGGCCCGGCAGGACGAAATTCGGAAGCAACTTCGACTGACGCTGTTCGGGGCGGTGCTGTCGGCCCCGTTCCTGTTCTTCCTGGCCGATCGCTTCCTGTTGGGTGGAACTGCGCTGCCCGAACAGGTCTTCGGCCTCGAGTTCGGCTGGGTCGAGTTCGCGCTCGCGACGCCCGTTCAGGTCGTGCTGGGCTGGCAGTTCTACAGGAACTCCTACAAGGCGCTCGTCAGGAACAAGCGGGCCAACATGGACGTGCTCATCGCGCTGGGCTCGTCCACCGCGTACATCTACAGCGTGGCCGTCCTGCTCGGACTCATCGCCGGCGGCGTGTACTTCGACACGGCCGCGTTCATCCTCGTGTTCATCACGCTGGGGAACTACCTCGAAGCCCGCTCGAAGGGCCAGGCCGGTGAGGCACTCCGGAAGCTGCTCGAGATGGAAGCCGAGACGGCGACGGTCGTTCGCGAAGACGGAACCGAGGAAGCGGTTCCGCTCGAGGACGTTGCGGTCGGCGACCGAATGAAGGTCCGGCCCGGCGAGAAGATCCCCACGGACGGCGTCGTCGTCGACGGGCAGTCGGCCGTCGACGAGTCGATGGTCACCGGCGAGTCCGTCCCCGTCGAAAAGGAGGAAGGCGACGAGGTGGTCGGCTCGACTATCAACGAGAACGGCGTCCTCGTGGTCGAAGCGACGAAGGTCGGCTCGGACACGGCGCTCCAGCAGATCGTCCAGACGGTCAAGGACGCCCAGTCGCGCCAGCCCGATATCCAGAACTTAGCGGACCGCATCTCGGCGTACTTCGTGCCCGCGGTCATCGCGAACGCCTTGTTCTGGGGGGCCGTCTGGTTCCTGTTCCCCGAGGCGTTGGCCGGCGTCGTCGACTGGCTCCCGGTGTGGGGCCAGGTCGCCGGCGGTCCCGCGCCGGCCGGCGGGGGCGTGTCGGTCTTCGAGTTCGCGGTCATCGTCTTCGCGTCGGCCGTGCTGATCGCCTGTCCCTGCGCGCTCGGGCTCGCGACGCCCGCCGCGACGATGGTCGGGACCACCATCGGCGCCCAGAACGGCGTGCTGTTCAAAGGCGGCGACGTCCTCGAGCGCGCGAAGGACGTCGACACCGTCGTCTTCGACAAGACGGGGACGCTCACCGAGGGCGAAATGGAACTCACCGACGTAGTCGTCATCGGCGAGGACGGAACCCCGCTGCCGGACGGCGGCGAGGCGTCGCCTGACGGCGGCCAACTCACCGCTCGACCCGACCTCTCGGAGGACGACGTCCTCCGACTCGCGGCGTCGGCCGAGAGCGGGAGCGAACACCCGCTGGCCCAGGCGCTCGTCGAGGGTGCCGAGGAACGCGGCCTCGACGTCGTCGATCCCGACGCGTTCGAGAACGTCCCCGGCCACGGCGTCCGGGCGACGGTCGACGGCGGCGAGGTGCTGGTCGGGAACCGAAAACTCCTGCGGGACGAAGGAATCGATCCCTCGCCCGCCGCGGAGACCATGGAGCGCCTCGAGAACGAGGGGAAGACGGCGATGCTCGTCGCCTACGAGGGCGATCTGATCGGCGTCGTCGCCGACGCCGACACCGTGAAGGAAACGGCGGACGACGCCGTGGCCGCCCTTCGGGAGCGCGGCGTCGACGTGATGATGATCACGGGCGACAACGAGCGGACCGCTCGAGCGGTCGCCCAGCGCGTCGGTATCGACCCCGAGAACGTCCGCGCCGGGGTCCTCCCGGAGGACAAGTCCGACGCGGTCGAGCGCATTCAGGACGAGGGCCGACAGGCGATGATGGTCGGGGACGGCGTCAACGACGCTCCCGCGCTCGCCGTCGCCCACGTCGGGACGGCGATCGGCTCCGGGACGGACGTCGCCATCGAGGCGGCCGACGTGACGCTGATGCGCGACGATCCGCTCGACGTCGTGAAGGCGATCCGCATCTCGGACGCCACGCTGCAGAAGATCAAGCAGAACCTCGTGTGGGCGCTCGGCTACAACACGGCGATGATCCCGCTCGCGTCGCTCGGCCTCCTGCAGCCGGTACTCGCTGCGGCCGCGATGGCGTTCTCGAGCGTCTCCGTGCTGACGAACAGTATGCTGTTCCGCCGGTACGACCCTGACGGAGACTACGAACTGCTCGGCCGGTTCCGCTGA
- a CDS encoding AsnC family transcriptional regulator, with the protein MRDLDETDMEILSLLAENARRPFSEIGEHVGLSGPAVSDRVERLQETGIINNFTIDVNRSQLRAGVPVLIQAELPTESLEPARERVRDADGVEHVFVTAEGDLWFYARIEAQNVRTWLETLLEDVTVIDYTVTLVDRVEWTPSIDGVEFALSCAECGNTVDSEGETSRIDGEVYHFCCPSCLSRFEDRYQQLEEGV; encoded by the coding sequence GAACGCCCGCCGACCGTTCAGCGAGATCGGCGAGCACGTCGGGCTGTCGGGGCCAGCAGTCTCGGACCGCGTCGAGCGGCTGCAGGAGACGGGTATCATCAACAATTTCACGATCGACGTCAACCGGTCGCAGCTTCGGGCCGGCGTTCCCGTCCTGATTCAGGCGGAACTCCCGACCGAGTCGCTCGAGCCGGCTCGAGAACGCGTCCGCGACGCGGACGGCGTCGAACACGTGTTCGTGACGGCGGAGGGCGACCTCTGGTTCTACGCCCGTATCGAGGCCCAGAACGTCCGGACGTGGCTCGAGACGCTGTTAGAGGACGTGACGGTGATCGACTACACGGTGACGCTGGTCGACCGCGTCGAGTGGACGCCGTCGATCGACGGCGTCGAGTTCGCGCTCTCCTGTGCGGAGTGCGGGAACACGGTCGACAGCGAGGGCGAAACGTCGCGGATCGACGGCGAGGTCTACCACTTCTGCTGTCCGTCCTGTCTTTCCCGCTTCGAGGACCGGTACCAGCAACTGGAAGAAGGCGTCTGA